In Falco biarmicus isolate bFalBia1 chromosome 6, bFalBia1.pri, whole genome shotgun sequence, the following are encoded in one genomic region:
- the FAM89A gene encoding protein FAM89A yields the protein MSGPGLLGPGGGAGLPPLPKSLSGLLNSSSSGGGGQGGRWRDLERLYAQKSRIQDELSGGGRGSPRPPKPPNLDAALALLRKEMVGLRQLDMSLLCQLYSLYESIQEYKGACQADTNADCTYALENGFFDEEEEYF from the exons ATGAGCGggccggggctgctggggcccggtggcggcgcggggctgccgccgcTGCCCAAGAGCCTGAGCGGGCTGCTgaactcctcctcctccggcggcggcggccaggGCGGGCGCTGGCGGGACCTGGAGCGGCTCTACGCGCAGAAGTCCCGCATCCAGGACGAACtgagcggcggcggccggggctcGCCGCGGCCGCCCAAGCCTCCCAACCTGGACGCGGCGCTGGCCCTGCTCCGCAAGGAGATG GTTGGCCTTCGGCAGCTAGATATGTCATTGCTGTGTCAGCTGTATTCCCTGTATGAATCCATTCAAGAATACAAAGGTGCCTGCCAAGCTGACACTAATGCAGACTGCACGTATGCTCTGGAAAACGGTTTTTTtgatgaagaggaggaataCTTCTAG